In Streptomyces sp. NBC_01231, the sequence TCCGGCTCCGGCTCCGGCCGCCGCTGCCCCGGCCGCCAAGAAGGCGCCGACCCTGGAGGCCTCTCCCCTCCGCGGCCAGACCGTCAAGATGCCGCGCATCCGCAAGGTCATCGGCGACAACATGGTCAAGGCGCTGCACGAGCAGGCGCAGCTGTCCTCGGTCGTCGAGGTCGACGTCACGCGTCTGATGAAGCTGCGCGGCCGGGCGAAGGACTCGTTCGCGGCCCGTGAGGGCGTCAAGCTCTCCCCGATGCCGTTCTTCGTCAAGGCGGCGGCCCAGGCACTGAAGGCGCACGCTCCGATCAACGCCAGGATCAACGAGGCCGACGGGACCATCACCTACTTCGACACCGAGAGCATCGGTATCGCGGTGGACTCCGAGAAGGGCCTGATGACCCCGGTCATCAAGCACGCCGGTGACCTCAACATCGCCGGTATCGCCAAGGCCACGGCGGAGCTCGCGGGCAAGGTCCGCGCCAACAAGATCACTCCGGACGAGCTGTCCGGCGCGACCTTCACCATCTCCAACACCGGTTCGCGCGGTGCGCTCTTCGACACGATCATCGTGCCGCCGGGCCAGGTCGCGATCCTCGGTATCGGTGCCACGGTCAAGCGTCCGGCCGTCATCGAGACGGAGGAGGGCACGGTCATCGGCGTCCGCGACATGACCTACCTGACCCTCTCCTACGACCACCGTCTGGTGGACGGCGCCGACGCGGCCCGTTACCTGACCGCGGTCAAGGCGATCCTGGAGGCGGGCGAGTTCGAGGTCGAGCTCGGCCTGTAGCCCCCCAGCGGCAGCTGTACGGTGCCCCCGCCCGGAGTTTCCGGGCGGGGGCACCGCTTTTCCCGTCTCGGCCGCAGACTCCCGGCTGAGGGCGTGTAAGCCTCGTCTCACCTGCGCGAAAGCGCCCCCGTGCGACCCTCCCGGACGTGTACTCGGCCGTATTGTCTAAACGTCAAACGCGCCAGGGGCCGAGGGGCGGCCCCTCCCTAAGGAGCTCTCATGACCGCGCCCGTCGTCCACTCGCTGCGCGAACAGATCCGCGAGCACATCGTGGAGGGGATCGTCAGCGGCCGCTGGCAGCCGGGCGAGCGGATCGTGGAGCGGCGGATCGCGACCGAGCTGGAGGTCAGCCAGACACCGGTGCGGGAGGCGCTGCGTGAGCTGGAGTCGCTGCGGCTGATCGAGTCCGCGCCGAACAAGGGCGTGCGGGTGCGCAACCTGACGGCGGCGGACCTCGAGGAGAGCTACCCGGTCCGGGCCGGTCTGGAGGCGATCGCGGCGGAGCTGGCGGCGGTGCGGCTGGCGGAGGACTGCTCGGCGCTGGAGCCCCATGTCTCCGCCCTGTACGACGCCGACCGGGAGGCCGACGGCACGGCCCAGGTGCGGCACACGGTGGGTTTCCACCGGGAGCTGGTCCGCGCGGCCGGCAACTCGGTTCTGCTGCACACCTGGGAGGGCCTGGGCATCGAGGTGTTCACGGCCCTGTCGATCCGCTGGCTGGGGACGGTGCAGCAGTCGTACGCGGAGGAGCACGAGGAACTGGTGCAGGCGTTCCGGAGGCGGGACCCGAGGATCGCGGAGCTGGTGAAGGCGCACGTGCTGGGATGCGCGCCGCGGGCCTGAAGCAGCCGAGCACACCCCTGCTCACCTGCGAAAAGTCTCACCTGACCCGGCACGGCGTGCCTGGTCGAAAGGCACCCCGTGCCTACTTTCTCGTTATCAAGAAGTTTTACCCCGCAACCCTTTGATCGATCATCGATCAGGGAGTTAAGGTCACCGACGGGCCGCGCGGCGCAAGCCGCAAGGTGTCACAGCACCGAGGCCCTCGCCCTGTCCTGCCAAAGACCAAGGGCAACCCCGAACCCTTACCGATGAGGGAACCCCCCTTTCGACGGAGGAAGGCGGCGACATGACCGACCCCCACGCCATCCAGCCGAGCGCGCTCGACCAGCTCCCGGACCGGGACCCGGAGGAGACCGCCGAATGGCAGGCCTCCCTGGACGCCGTCACCAAGGCGGCCGGGCCGCACCGTGCCGCGTACCTGATGCGGCGCACGCTGGAGCGTGCCGAGGGCAACGGCATCGCGCTGCCCAAGCTGCTCGAGACGGACTACGTCAACACCATCCCCACCGCCGGCGAGCCGTCCGTGCCCGGTGACGAGGAGATGGAGCGGAAGATCACCGCGTGGAACCGCTGGAACGCGGCCGCGATGGTCACCCGGGGCGCGAAACACGGAGTCGGCGGCCACATCGCCACCTTCGCCTCCGCGGCCTGGCTCTACGAGACCGGCTTCAACCACTTCTTCAAGGGCAAGGAATCCCAGGAATCTCCTGGGTCCGGCGACCAGCTCTACATCCAGGGCCACGCCTCCCCCGGCATCTACGCCCGCGCCTTCCTCGACGGCCGGCTGGACGAGTCGCACCTCGACAACTTCCGCCAGGAGGCGGGCGGCAACGGCCTCCCGTCGTACCCGCACCCGCGCCGGCTGCCCTGGCTGTGGGAGTTCCCGACGGTGTCGATGGGCCTCGGCCCGCTGTCGGCCATCTACCAGGCGCGCTTCAACCGCTACCTCACCAACCGCGCCGTCAAGGACGTCTCCGTGTCCCACGTGTGGGCGTTCCTCGGTGACGGCGAGATGGACGAGCCCGAGTCGACGGCGGCCCTCGCACTCGCCGCCCGCGAGGAGCTCGACAACCTCACCTTCGTCATCAACTGCAACCTGCAGCGCCTCGACGGCCCGGTCCGCGCGAACTTCAAGATCGTGCAGGAGCTGGAGGCCCAGTTCCGCGGCGCCGGCTGGAACGTCGTCAAGACGCTGTGGGGCACGGCCTGGGACGAGCTGTTCCAGCTCGACACCACCGGCGCGCTCGTACGCCGCCTGCGCGAGGTACCCGACGCCCAGGTGCAGACGTACCAGACCCGCGACGTCGCCTACATCCGCGAGGACTTCTTCGGCTCGGACCCGGCGCTCGTCGAGATGGCGAAGCTGCTGAGCGACGACAAGATCCTGGAGTGTTTCCACCTCTCCCGCGGCGGCCACGAGGCCCGCAAGGTGTACGCGGCCTACAAGGCGGCCGTGGAGTTCAAGGGCGCCCCGACGGTCATCCTGGCCCAGACGGTCAAGGGCCACACCCTCGGCGAGGGCTTCGCGTCGAAGAACGCCAACCACCAGATGAAGAAGCTCTCGGTGGACGAGTTCAAGTCGATGCGGGACCTGCTCGAACTGCCCATCTCGGACAGCCAGTTCGTCGACGGCGTGGTGCCCTACGGCCACCCGGGCGCCGACTCCCCCGAGGTCCGCTACCTTCAGGAGCGCCGCGCGGCCCTCGGCGGCCCGGCCCCGGCCCGCCGCGTCCACCCGGTCGCCCCGCTGCCCGCCCCGGCGGACAAGGCCTTCGCCTCCTTCGACAAGGGCTCGGGCTCGCAGAACGTGGCGACCACGATGGCCTTCGTCCGGCTCGTCAAGGACCTGGTCCGCGACAAGGAGACGGGCAAGCGCTGGGTGCCGATCGTCCCCGACGAGGCGCGCACCTTCGGCATGGAGTCGCTGTTCCCGTCGCTCGGCATCTACTCGCCCAAGGGCCAGACGTACGAGCCGGTCGACCGCGACCAGCTGATGTACTACAAGGAGGCCAAGAACGGCCAGATCCTCAACGAGGGGATCACCGAGGCCGGTTCGATGGCCGACTTCATCGCCGCTTCGACGTCGTACGCGACGCACGGCGAGACGATGATCCCGTTCTACATCTTCTACTCGATGTTCGGCTGGCAGCGCACGGCCGACCAGATGTGGCAGCTCGGCGACCAGCTCGGCCGCGGCTTCCTGGTCGGCGCCACGGCCGGCCGGACCACCCTGACCGGTGAGGGCCTCCAGCACGCCGACGGGCACTCCCCCGTCATCGCGGCGACCAACCCCGCCGCCCTGTCGTACGACCCGGCGTTCGCCTACGAGATCGCGGCGATCGTGAAGGAGGGCCTGCGCCGGATGTACGGCGAGGCGGCCCCGGGCGAGGACCAGAACGTCTTCTACTACCTGACCGTGTACAACGAGCCGATGCCGCAGCCGGCCAAGCCGTCCGGTGTCGACGAGGGCATCGTCAAGGGCCTGTACCGCTTCAACACCGCGGAGTCGGCCGGACTGTCCCCCGTGGCCAACGCCCCGCGGATCCAGCTGCTCGGTTCCGGTACGGCGATCCACTGGGTCCTCAAGGCGCAGCGGCTGCTCGCCGAGGAGTGGGGCGTGGCCGCCGACGTGTGGTCCGCGACCTCCTGGACCGAGCTGCGCCGGGACGCGCTGGAGGCCGACGCGGACCTCCTGCGCGGCGAGGAGCGGATCCCGTACGTCCGTCGGGCGCTCCAGGGTGCCGAGGGCCCTGTACTCGCCGTCTCCGACTACATGCGCCAGGTCCCGGACCAGATCGCGCAGTGGGTCGAGCAGGACTACTCGTCGCTGGGCGCCGACGGCTTCGGCCTCTCGGACACCCGTGAGGCGGCCCGCCGCCACTTCGGTGTGGACGCCGAGTCGGTCGTCGTGGCGGCCCTGGCCCAGCTGGCCCGCCGCGGCGAGGTCAAGGCGGCCGCGGTGAAGGAAGCCCGGGAGAAGTACGGCCTGTAGGACATCGCTTCCGTTCGGAGGGGCACGGCGTTCTCGCCGTGCCCCTTCGTCGTGGGTGACGTCGGTGTCGGTGGCTCCCGGCATCATGAACGTATGCGTGCCGCCCGTCTCATCAAAATGGTGTTGCTGCTCCAGTCCCGGCCGTCCATGACCGCCGCCGAGCTGGCACGGGAGCTGGAGGTGTCCGAGCGGACCGTCACGCGCGACGCGCAGGCGCTGTCGGAGGCGGGGGTGCCGGTGTACGCGGACCGGGGGCGGGCGGGGGGCTACCGGCTGATCGGCGGGTACCGCACCCGGCTGACGGGGCTGGCACGCAGCGAGGCCGAGGCGTTGTTCCTGTCGGGGGTGCCGGGGGCGCTGCGCGAGATGGGCCTGGAGGACGCGGGCTCGGCGGCCCGGCTGAAGGTCTCCGCGGCCTTGCTCCCGTCGGTGCGGGACGCCTCGCGTACGGCGGCGCAGCGGTTCCATCTGGACGCGCCGAGCTGGTTCAAGGAGCCGAAGACACCCGAGTGGTTGCCGGTCGTCGCGGACGCGGTGTGGGACGACCGGCGGATCACCGCGCGCTACTGGCGCGGCGAGGGCGAGGTCGTGCGGGAGCTGGAGCCGTACGGGCTCGTCCTGAAGGCGGGTGTCTGGTACCTGTGCGCCCGGGTGGCCGGGCACGGGTCCTACCGGGTGTACCGGATCGACCGGTTCACGGCGGTGGGGGCGGGCGTGGAGCGGTTCGCGCGGGACGAGGAGTTCGACCTGCCGGGCTTCTGGGAGGAACGGGCCGAGCAGTTCGCGCGCTCCATCCTGCGCGCCGAGGTCGTCGTACGGCTGTCCCGGGACGGCTTGCGGGCCCTGCCGTACGCCGTCGACGGCCCGTCCGCCCGGGAGGCCCTGCGGGCCGCCGGTCCCCCGGACGAGTGCGGGCGGGTGACGGTGACCCTGCCGGTGGAGTCCGAGGAGGTCGCGCACAGCCAGCTCGCGTCACTGGGGCCGGAGGCGGAGGTACTGGCGCCGGAGAGTCTGCGGGCACGTTTTGCCAAGGACGCGATACGCCTTGCCGCCCTCTATGGGACATAGCGCCGTACGGGACATAACAATCCGTCGCACTCCACGTGCGCCCCACCCTTCCAGGGCCGATGCTGGACCCGTGATGGACGAGACGGAGTTCTGGGAGCTGGTGGACGCCACCCGCGAGGCCGCCGACGGCGACCCCGAGGAGCAGGCGGACCGGCTGGTGGACCGGCTGCTCCAGCTGGATCCGGACATGGTCCTCGACTTCGCCCGTCACTTCGAGGCCCGCTACAACCGCGCGTACACCTGGGATCTGTGGGGCGCGGCCTGGGTCCTGCTGGACGGGGCGAGCGACGACGCCTTCGACTTCTTCCGGTGCTGGCTGATCGGCCAGGGCCGCGAGGTCTACGAGGGGGGCGTGCACGTCCCGGACGCGCTCGCCGACCTCCTGAACGACTTCGACGAGGAGCTCGACGGCGACGGCGAGGAGCTCGGCTACGCCGCGGACGAGGCCTACGAGCAGCTCACCGGTGCCGTCGCCCCCGACCTGGGCATCCCGCCCGCGCCCTCGGAGCCGGCCGGGACCCCCGTCGACTTCGAGAACGAACGGGCGCTGGCGGAGCGCTACCCCAAGCTGTGGGAGCGGTTCAGGGACTGAGGGCTAGGCGGTGGCCCGGCGGCGGGTCGGGTCCGTCGGGATGTACGCCTGCGCCTGGTCGACTGTCGGGCCGACCCGCACCGCGTGGTGCATCGGCGCCTTGTTGGCCTGGTCGAGGGCGGACGCCGTGACGGCGGCCGGCCCCAGGACGACAGTCGCGACCGCGCAGACCACCGTCCACACCCGCCTGTTGCCGCTCATGCTGCTGTTCATGATCCCCACCTCCGGTCGGCTTCTGGTGAAGACCGTAGGGAGCGGATCTCGCAGGACCCTGCGCGCGGGCTGTGCCCCTCCTGTGGATCTCGGCACCTGCCTCACGTCCTGCCCTGGAGCCGTGCCGCCAGTTCCCTGATCGCCGGCAGCCGGGCGTGGAGGGCCGCGCCGGGGCAGGTCGTCCTGTAGGCGTCGTCGTGGCCCGCCAGGGCGTGCAGCAGGGCGGGGGTGCCGGACGGGTACCGGCTGAGGCTGTTGCTGGAGACCAGGCGGACCTTCGCGCGGGGGTCGATATCGGCCAGGCCCAGCTTCCAGGCGGCCAGCGCGGCGATCGAGTCGGTCATCGCCTTCGGCACCGGAACACCGGCGGTGAACGTGCCGAGGGCGGCGATGCCCGTGGTGCGGTGGTTGAAGCCCTGGGTGTGGGCGCCGGTCACCGGCCGGCCGGGGCCGCCCGCGCGGCCCTCGTAGATGGTGCCGCAGCGGTCGACGAGGAAGTTGTAGCCGATGTCGTCCCAGTCCCGGGCGTCGGTCTGGCCCGCGTACAGGTAGCGGATGATGCGGGGCGTCTCGGCGCAGTCGTAGCTGTTGGGCGAGTCGGTGTGGTGGATGAAGACGGCGACGGCCTTGTCGTCGTAGCGCGGCGGCGGCTGGGGGCGGCGGGTGTCGTCGTCCAGCCAGGCCGCGCGGGGCCTGATGGGCGGCCTGGTCGCGAAGTGCGGGGCGGCGGCCCGGAGGGTGACGGCGGTCTGCCGGGCGGCGTGGGCCTCGGCCGCGTGCTCGACGCCCCTCGCGCACAGCACCAGCGCGCCGGCCGCGGCCAGGCCGGGCAGGCAGCCCAGCAGCACGAGTGCGGCGCCCGGTATCCGGCCCGTGCGTCGTCTCCGTGCCCGCCGCTGTCGCCGCGGTCCTCGCGAGACACACATGCTCCCACTGTCGGCGGGATCCGGTGCGCCCGCGATGTGTGCTGTGCCACCCGGTGGAACCATCGTCCGGGTCCGCGACGTTTTTCCAGGTGCACGCACGCGTGGCCGGTTCCGGTGGCCACGCGCGCGCGTGACTGATCACTGGGCCCGTCCCGCGCGTACTAGGAGAGACGCCCTCTGAGGGTCCGACAGAAAGGCGGCTCCGTGGACCTGCTCGACATCCTGCTGTTGCTGGTGATCTTCGCCTACGCGGCGTCCGGCTACCGGCGCGGACTGGTGGCCGGCTGCGTCTCGTTCGCCGGTTTCGTGGGCGGCGCGGTCATCGGCGTGTGGGTGCTGCCGTGGATGATGGACCTGGCCACACCGGGGACGACCGCGGCGACGGTGACCGCGGTGCTGACGGTGCTGGTCCCGGCGGTGGTGGGGCACGAGCTCGCGGGGCGGCTGGCGCTGAAGCTGCGCCGGGAGCTGGACCGGGGAGCGCTCAGGGCGGCCGACGGGGTCGGCGGGGCCGCGGCCAACTCGGTGGCGGTGCTGATCGTGGCGTGGGTGGTCGCGAGTGTGCTCGGCGCGTCCTCGTCCCCGCTGGTCACGACCGCGATCCGGGACTCCGCGCTGCTGGGCGCCGTCCAGGACACCATGCCGGACACGACTCCCGCCTGGTTCTCGCGGGCCACGTCCGCGCTCACCCAGGCGGGCTTCCCGCAGGTCTTCAACCCGTTCGAGAACGAGTCGACGGCCGAGGTCGCCAAGCCGACCGGCGACAGCGTCACGGCGAGCGCGACGAACGCCGCCAAGCGGAGCACCGTGAAGATCGAGGGCGTCGCGGGCACCCAGGGCCGCGAGGGCAGCGGCTTCGTGTACGCCCCGCAGCATGTGATGACCAACGCGCACGTGGTGGCCGGCATCGACAGTCCGAGCGTCCGGATCGGGGGTGTGGGGCGGACCTACGAGTCACGGGTGGTGCTCTTCGACCCGAACAGGGACGTGGCGGTGCTGTACGTGCCCGAGCTGAGCGCCCCGGTGCTGAAGTTCGACGGCAACGCCACGCGCGGCGACTCGGCGGTGGTCGCCGGCTATCCGCAGGACGGCGACCTGAACCTTCAGGCGGCGACCGTGGCGAACCGGGTGCGGGCGACCGGCCAGAACATCTACAGCGACGCGACCGTCACCCGCGAGATCTACTCGATCCGCTCCACCGTCCGCCCCGGCAACTCCGGCGGCCCGCTGCTGACCACCGGCGGCCAGGTGTTCGGCGTCGTCTTCGCCCGCTCCACCTCGGACGACGAGACGGGGTACGTGCTCACGGTGGCCGAGGTCGCCGCCGACGCGGAGCGCGCGGCGGACGCGACGGCGCCGGTGGACACGGGCGACCTGGTCACGTCCTGAGGGCTCCGGATCCGTGGGGCGTCGCGCCGGGCACCCCGACGCCGTACGAGCGCCACCACCGAGCAGGTCAGAGCGTGCGGCCCATGAGCACGTCGTCGACGTAGGCGCCCTCCAGCAGGAACTCCTCGGGCAGGATCCCCTCCACCACGAAGCCCTCGGACTCGTACAGCTTGCGGGCGGGGGCGTTGTGCCCCAGCACGCGCAGGGTGAGCCGGCGCGCCCCCTGCCCCCGGGCCTCCTCCTGCGCGGCCCGCAGCAGAGCCCGGCCGACCCCCGCGCCGCGCGCCACGTCGGACACGACGAGCCCCTGGATCTGGCGGACGTGGGCGTTGCAGGCCAGGGAGGTCGGGTATGCCAGCCGGATGTAGCCGACGAGGGTCCCGGCCAGTTCGGCGACGAGGTGGTCCCGCGGCCCGAACCGCTCGTTGTAGAAGGGGTCGTACGGCGGCCGGGGCCGCGGCTGGACGGAGTGCAGCGGGGACCAGGCCTCGCTGTCGAGGCGGCCCAGCGTCTCCTCGTCGTCGAGGGCGGCGCGGCGTATGCGGGGTGTGTGGGGTACCGGCATGACGGTCACCCTAAGTCGGAGTGCCGACGGACCCCGATCGGGCCGGAGTGGGACGGCTGAGCGAGGATGGCGCTCATGACAGGTTCGCGAATCGCGGTGGCCGGTGCGTCCGGTCTGATCGGCGGCGCTCTGGTGCGGTCCCTGACCGCGGACGGGCACGAGGTGGTGCGTCTGGTCCGCCGGGCGCCCCGGACGCGGGACGAGGTCCGGTGGGACCCCGCGGGGAAGTACGTCGACCCGGCCGGGCTCGCCGGGTGTGACGCCGTGGTCAACCTGGCCGGGGCGGGTGTGGGCTCGCGCCGCTGGACGGACGCGTACAAGGCGAAGATCCGGGACAGCAGGGTGCTGGGCACGGCCGCCCTCGCCGAGGCGGTCGCCTCCCTGGACGAGCCGCCGCGGGTCTTCGTGAACGGCAGCGCGATGGGCATCTACGGCGAGACCGGTGACCGGCCCGTCGACGAGGACGCGCCGCCCGGGGAGGGTTTCCTGCCCGAACTGTGCGTGGAGTGGGAGGGCGCCACGGCACCGGCCCAGGAGGCGGGCGTACGGACCGTGTTCACTCGAACGGGTCTGGTGGTGGCCCGGCAGGGCGGGGCCTGGGGGCGGCTGTTCCCGCTGTTCCGTGCGGGGCTCGGCGGGCGGATGGGCGACGGGCGGCAGTACTGGTCGTTCGTCTCGCTGCACGACGAGGTCGCGGCGATCCGGCATCTCATCGACACCGACGGCCTGTCGGGGCCGTTCAACATCACCGCTCCGCGGCCGCTGACGAACGGTGAGATCACCGCGGCGATGGGGCGGGTGCTGCGCCGGCCGACCCTGTTCACGGTGCCCGCGCCGGTGCTGCGGATCGCGCTCGGGGAGATGGCCGGGGACGTCCTGGGCAGCCAACGGGTGTTGCCGATGCGGCTGTTGGAGTCGGGGTTCACCTTCGCGTTCCCGGAGATCGAGGAGGCGATCAGGGCGGCCCTGTGACATCTGCGATCGAATGCGACCGTCGTGCGACCGTGCCCTGTCGATGCGCGACTGTCCCCGACCGATCACGGCCCTACCCTCGACCCGAACTCGGGTATCCCTGAAGCCAGTTGGAGGCACGACGTCTCCACCGGCCGCGCAACCTCGAGGAGGGGCACGTGCTTGAGCCCGCGTACCAGGTGGACGTCGTGATCGTGGGGGCCGGCGTCGCCGGGCTCTCCGCGGCGCATCGACTGACCAGCGCCGGAGTGACGACCGCGGTGCTGGAGGCCGCCCCATGGGTCGGCGGCCGCATGTCGACGGAGAAGGTCGACGGCTTCCGGCTCGACCGCGTCGGACAACTGCTGTCCACGGCGTATCCCGACCTACGACGGACGCCAGGGCTGGACGCCCTGGTTCTGCGCCCGTTCGCCCCGGGTGTCCTGCTGCACAGCGACGGACGCCACCACCGGGCGGCCGCCCTTGCTCACCCTGGGGGCGCAAGGGGCGCACTCCATACGGTGCGCGCCCTGGCAAGCGCCCCCAGGCCGTCCGTGGCGCCGAAGGGACGGGTACTGCCGCGGCAGGCCTCCGCGTCCAGGGACTGGGGTGATCCGGCGCCGGCCGCCGCGCCGCGGGGCCGGGGGCTTCCTCGGCCGGGCGCCCCGTCGAGGGGCCGGGCGGGTTCTCGGCCCGTCGGCGCTCCCGGCGCCGTCCGCAACGCCCCCCGCGGCACGTCCCCGCTCGGCACCGCCGTCGACCAGGCCCGGCTCGGCGCCGCGCTCACCCGGATCGGGGGGCTGCCGGTCGAACGGCTGCTGGGCCGGCCCGAGTTGCCCGCCGGACAGGCCCTCGCGGAACGCGGGGTGCCCGCCCGCACGATCGACGGCTTCCTGCGCCCGCTGCTCGCCGCCCTGCTGTGCGACCCGGAGCTGACCACGTCCAGCCGGTGCGCGGACCTCGCGCTGCGGGCCTTCGCCCGGGGGCGCCTGTGCGTGCCGGAGGGCGGTGCCGAGGCGCTGCCGGAGCTGCTCTCGCGGACGCTGCCCGCGGGCACCGTGCGGACCGGCGTCCGGGTCACCTCGGTCTCCACGACCTCGGTGAGGACCGCCGAACACGGTGAGATCCGCTGCCGGGCGGTGCTCCTGGCGACCGACGCGCGGGCCGCGGCCGAGCTGCTGCCCGGCCTGCGGGTGCCGGAGTTCCACCCGGTGACGGTGGTGCACCACTCGGCGGACGAGCCGCCGGCCACGGGTGCGTCCCTGCTGCTCGACGCGGACCGGGGCGGCCCGGTCGCGCACACGGCGGTGGTCAGCCGGGTCGACCCGTCGCGCGCTCCGGCAGGCAGCACCCTCGTCTCCTCGACGGTCCTGGGACAGCCCCCGGCCGACCTCGACGCCGCCGTACGCACGCATCTGGCACGCCTGTACCGCACCTCCACCCGGCGCTGGGAGACGCTCGCCGTCCACCACACCGCCGAGGCGGTGCCCGCCATGCGGCCGCCGCACGACCTGCGTCGTCCGGTACGGCTGCTGGCGGGCCTGTACGTGTGCGGGGACCACCGGGACACCAGCACGGTCCAGGGCGCGCTGCACTCGGCCCACCGGGCGGCGGCGGCGATCCTGGCGGATCTCGGGTCGACCGGTTCGCTGCACAGGGCCGACCCGCTGCCGATCGCCCGAGCCGCGTAGAAGGAGCTCAGCCCAGCGCCGCCACCTTGTCCCGGTACCCCCTCACCGGTGCCGCGTCCTTGTAGGGCTCCAGCCTCCGCTCGAAGTCCCGTACGTACTCGATCGCCCGGACCGAGCGCATCTCGACCGCCGCGCCGGCCGCCTCGGCGCCGAGGGCGCAGGCCTGGTCGAGTTCACCGAGGCCGAGGCGGGCGGAGGCCAGGACGACCCGGCTGAAGAGGCGGCTGCGGGCGTAGGTGGGGGCGCGCAGTTGCAGGGAGCGTTCCGCGTGCTGGGCGGCCGCGCGGAACTGCTGGAGGTCCCGGTGGCAGTGCCCGAACTCGTCGGAGAGCTGCGCCTCGTCGAAGAACCGCGCCCAGTGCGGGACCTCGTCGGCGGGCCGGGCCGCCTCCAGCGCGCGTTCGGCCCGCACCAGGGAGGC encodes:
- a CDS encoding GntR family transcriptional regulator, whose amino-acid sequence is MTAPVVHSLREQIREHIVEGIVSGRWQPGERIVERRIATELEVSQTPVREALRELESLRLIESAPNKGVRVRNLTAADLEESYPVRAGLEAIAAELAAVRLAEDCSALEPHVSALYDADREADGTAQVRHTVGFHRELVRAAGNSVLLHTWEGLGIEVFTALSIRWLGTVQQSYAEEHEELVQAFRRRDPRIAELVKAHVLGCAPRA
- the aceE gene encoding pyruvate dehydrogenase (acetyl-transferring), homodimeric type yields the protein MTDPHAIQPSALDQLPDRDPEETAEWQASLDAVTKAAGPHRAAYLMRRTLERAEGNGIALPKLLETDYVNTIPTAGEPSVPGDEEMERKITAWNRWNAAAMVTRGAKHGVGGHIATFASAAWLYETGFNHFFKGKESQESPGSGDQLYIQGHASPGIYARAFLDGRLDESHLDNFRQEAGGNGLPSYPHPRRLPWLWEFPTVSMGLGPLSAIYQARFNRYLTNRAVKDVSVSHVWAFLGDGEMDEPESTAALALAAREELDNLTFVINCNLQRLDGPVRANFKIVQELEAQFRGAGWNVVKTLWGTAWDELFQLDTTGALVRRLREVPDAQVQTYQTRDVAYIREDFFGSDPALVEMAKLLSDDKILECFHLSRGGHEARKVYAAYKAAVEFKGAPTVILAQTVKGHTLGEGFASKNANHQMKKLSVDEFKSMRDLLELPISDSQFVDGVVPYGHPGADSPEVRYLQERRAALGGPAPARRVHPVAPLPAPADKAFASFDKGSGSQNVATTMAFVRLVKDLVRDKETGKRWVPIVPDEARTFGMESLFPSLGIYSPKGQTYEPVDRDQLMYYKEAKNGQILNEGITEAGSMADFIAASTSYATHGETMIPFYIFYSMFGWQRTADQMWQLGDQLGRGFLVGATAGRTTLTGEGLQHADGHSPVIAATNPAALSYDPAFAYEIAAIVKEGLRRMYGEAAPGEDQNVFYYLTVYNEPMPQPAKPSGVDEGIVKGLYRFNTAESAGLSPVANAPRIQLLGSGTAIHWVLKAQRLLAEEWGVAADVWSATSWTELRRDALEADADLLRGEERIPYVRRALQGAEGPVLAVSDYMRQVPDQIAQWVEQDYSSLGADGFGLSDTREAARRHFGVDAESVVVAALAQLARRGEVKAAAVKEAREKYGL
- a CDS encoding WYL domain-containing protein, with translation MRAARLIKMVLLLQSRPSMTAAELARELEVSERTVTRDAQALSEAGVPVYADRGRAGGYRLIGGYRTRLTGLARSEAEALFLSGVPGALREMGLEDAGSAARLKVSAALLPSVRDASRTAAQRFHLDAPSWFKEPKTPEWLPVVADAVWDDRRITARYWRGEGEVVRELEPYGLVLKAGVWYLCARVAGHGSYRVYRIDRFTAVGAGVERFARDEEFDLPGFWEERAEQFARSILRAEVVVRLSRDGLRALPYAVDGPSAREALRAAGPPDECGRVTVTLPVESEEVAHSQLASLGPEAEVLAPESLRARFAKDAIRLAALYGT
- a CDS encoding DUF4240 domain-containing protein, which encodes MDETEFWELVDATREAADGDPEEQADRLVDRLLQLDPDMVLDFARHFEARYNRAYTWDLWGAAWVLLDGASDDAFDFFRCWLIGQGREVYEGGVHVPDALADLLNDFDEELDGDGEELGYAADEAYEQLTGAVAPDLGIPPAPSEPAGTPVDFENERALAERYPKLWERFRD
- a CDS encoding peptidoglycan recognition protein, with amino-acid sequence MCVSRGPRRQRRARRRRTGRIPGAALVLLGCLPGLAAAGALVLCARGVEHAAEAHAARQTAVTLRAAAPHFATRPPIRPRAAWLDDDTRRPQPPPRYDDKAVAVFIHHTDSPNSYDCAETPRIIRYLYAGQTDARDWDDIGYNFLVDRCGTIYEGRAGGPGRPVTGAHTQGFNHRTTGIAALGTFTAGVPVPKAMTDSIAALAAWKLGLADIDPRAKVRLVSSNSLSRYPSGTPALLHALAGHDDAYRTTCPGAALHARLPAIRELAARLQGRT
- a CDS encoding MarP family serine protease; this encodes MDLLDILLLLVIFAYAASGYRRGLVAGCVSFAGFVGGAVIGVWVLPWMMDLATPGTTAATVTAVLTVLVPAVVGHELAGRLALKLRRELDRGALRAADGVGGAAANSVAVLIVAWVVASVLGASSSPLVTTAIRDSALLGAVQDTMPDTTPAWFSRATSALTQAGFPQVFNPFENESTAEVAKPTGDSVTASATNAAKRSTVKIEGVAGTQGREGSGFVYAPQHVMTNAHVVAGIDSPSVRIGGVGRTYESRVVLFDPNRDVAVLYVPELSAPVLKFDGNATRGDSAVVAGYPQDGDLNLQAATVANRVRATGQNIYSDATVTREIYSIRSTVRPGNSGGPLLTTGGQVFGVVFARSTSDDETGYVLTVAEVAADAERAADATAPVDTGDLVTS
- a CDS encoding GNAT family N-acetyltransferase; this translates as MPVPHTPRIRRAALDDEETLGRLDSEAWSPLHSVQPRPRPPYDPFYNERFGPRDHLVAELAGTLVGYIRLAYPTSLACNAHVRQIQGLVVSDVARGAGVGRALLRAAQEEARGQGARRLTLRVLGHNAPARKLYESEGFVVEGILPEEFLLEGAYVDDVLMGRTL
- a CDS encoding TIGR01777 family oxidoreductase, which translates into the protein MTGSRIAVAGASGLIGGALVRSLTADGHEVVRLVRRAPRTRDEVRWDPAGKYVDPAGLAGCDAVVNLAGAGVGSRRWTDAYKAKIRDSRVLGTAALAEAVASLDEPPRVFVNGSAMGIYGETGDRPVDEDAPPGEGFLPELCVEWEGATAPAQEAGVRTVFTRTGLVVARQGGAWGRLFPLFRAGLGGRMGDGRQYWSFVSLHDEVAAIRHLIDTDGLSGPFNITAPRPLTNGEITAAMGRVLRRPTLFTVPAPVLRIALGEMAGDVLGSQRVLPMRLLESGFTFAFPEIEEAIRAAL